The Vibrio cyclitrophicus sequence CGCTTCTATTTTTAATGTAGCGTCGTCTTTTGATTCGTTTGCTCAGTACATTGAAAAGAGGAGTGACTTTTGCGATTAATTGGCTTACTCATTCTTTGTGCAATCGCCGCTTCGAGCTTCTTGTTAGAGCAAAATGAATTAGCAGGCACTCGATGGCATTGTAAAACGATCAAAACGGATTTCTTATCTCAGGCATTCCAACCATATCAAGCATTGTACGAGCGCATAAGCCTTACTTTTCAGTCTGACCATACTTTTAACATTAGAGAGTTTGTGACGATTACTGAGCAAGACGGTAACGAGAGTACGATGGAAAACCTTTATTCCGGCTACTACGGACTGGATGGAAACAATCTGTCGATGAGTATTCTTGATGTGAGAACGGCGACGCCTTTTCATGATCCTGTTATTAATCAGGATTACAGTGAATATAAAGGGGTGACGATTGACTATGTTATTGCAGTGAAGGATCAGTCTTTGTATATGTTCAATGAACATCGAACTGAAATATTCAATTGGGCGTGTTTTAACGTTCAGTAGCTTTTTAAAGCTATGTGTCTAAGACGCTAATCTGAAAAAGGCAGGAATACCCTGCCTTTTTGCTTATTGAATCTAACGTGTCAGATTAAACTAGAGCGTTGTAACGTTCCAATCCAGCCTCAAGATCTGCAATCAAATCATCGACATCTTCTAAGCCGATATGAACACGAATCAAAGTCCCTTCGAAGTTAGGGTTCGCTACTGTTCTTAGGCTATCAAAACTGCTTGGTTCGTTTGCTAGAATCAAGCTCTCAAAACCACCCCATGAGTAACCCATGCTGAAGTGTGTCATGCCATCAAGCAGTGCTGTCGTTGCTTTTGTGTTTGAGTTCTTTAGAACAAAAGAGAACAGGCCATTGCCGCCAGTAAAATCTCGTTTGAAGAATTCATGACCCGGGCAAGACTCAAGAGCAGGGTGACGAACATGGTCAACCTCAGGGCGAGTTTCTAACCACTTAGCGACTTTCAAGCTGCTCTCAGCGTGTTGGCGCAGACGAACATCAAGAGTGCGGATACCACGAAGGCCAAGGTAAACGTCATCTGGTGAAACGCATTGTCCCATCAAGTAGCTTTGCTCTCTAAGTTGATCCCAACATTTCTCGTTGGCTACCGCTGTACCTAGCATCACATCTGAGTGACCCACTATGTACTTAGTCGCTGCTTGGATAGAGATATCAACACCGAATTCAAACGGTGAGAAGTTCACACCGGCTGCCCAAGTGTTGTCTAACATGACGATGATGTCATGTTCATGAGCAATACGTGCGAGCGTTGGAATGTCTTGAACTTCCATGGTGACTGAACCCGGAGACTCGGTAAACAGAACCTTAGTGTTTGGTTTAATAAGGTCTTGGATGCCTTCACCAATCGTTGGTTCGTAGTAAGTAGTTTCTACACCCATCTTCTTCATGATGGTGTCACAGAAATCGCGAGTTGGCTCGTAACAGGTGTCGACCATCAAAATATGGTCGCCCGTTTCTACAAAAGAGAGAATGGCATTAGAAATGGCTGCCGTACCACAAGGGTAGAGTGCACAGCCTGCGCCACCTTCCACTTCCACCATGGCATCTTGGAAGGCGAAATGAGTGTTGGTTCCACGACGTCCGTAAAAAAGTGTTTTGTTAGCGCGGTTAATCGTAGCTTTACGCTTCTCTTCTACTGAGTTGAATACGACAGTTGAAGCGCGCTGTACTGGTGGGTTAACGACACCATTGGTCCACTTCTTATCACGACCTGCAGTGATCAGCTTAGTGGTTTTGTTCTCGGACATGCTGTGAATTCCTTATCAATCGGTTATGTCCTATTTAAAACATGCCAATAGCCTTCAAAGCAAGAGGGGAGCGGGAGTTTTTACGCTTTTCTTTCGCTTTTTAACCTTTCACTTAGTTAATGGTGAAAGGTTAAAAACTTAGGGGAGGAAGTGATGAGTCACAATCGACTCATCATATGTATTACAGCAGAGGGTTGAACAAATAGAACAATCTTTCAAAGAAGCGATTTCGCAAGTTTCTTTGTTCCCACTGCTCCAGTACAACTGGGTGAGATGATTTTATATAAGATTGTTGCAGTTCAGAGAGTTGCTGAGTGAAGTGCACATCATCTACGGCTAGCGTCACTTCGAAGTTAAGCCATAAGCTACGCATGTCGATATTGACCGTTCCGATTAAACAAAACTCTTCATCAATCACTACTGACTTGGTGTGTAGAAGCCCACCGTAAAACTCGTAGATCTTCACGCCAGCTTCAAGTAGTTCAGTATAAAACGCGCGCGAAGCCCACTTAACCATCAATGAATCGTTGTTGTGTGGGATGACAAGTTCTACGTTGACACCACGTTGCGCTGTCATTTTGAGTGTTTCTAATAAATCGGCACTCGGTACAAAGTAGGGTGTCGTGATACGAACTGAATGGTTTGCCTGATTAATCGCAATGGTCAGAACTTGTAGGATTAAATATTCCGGCATGCCCGGGCCTGATGGTACTACCTGAACAGGGTGATGCGTCATTACCTCTTCAACCGGACACTCTGGTAAATCAGGAAGGATTCGTTCACCTGTTTCCACTTCCCAATCCCAACCATGAATGGCCGACAGCACATTTACGGTAGGGCCAGTTACACGAACCATTACGTCAATCCATTGACCCACACCTGAACTTTGTTTGAAGTGAGCAGGGTCAACCATGTTCATTGAACCGGTATAGGCAATGGTTTCATCAATCACGATGATTTTACGGTGCTGCCTTAGATCTAGACGGCGTAAGAAAATACGCCAAGGGCTAACCTCTAATGCTTGGACAACGTGAACGCCTGCGTCTTTCATCATGGATAGCCAGTGGCTTTTGAAAAAGCGCGGGCTCCCTGCCGAATCGAGTAAAACTTTAACATCGACGCCACGTTTTGCGGCTCGAATAAGAGCAGAAGCAACTGAATCGGTTAGGCCGCCAGGGTGCCAAATATAGAAAACCATCTTAATGCTGGTCTGGGCGTTTTCTATATCTTCGATAATTGCGTGTAGGATCTCATTGGGAGAAGATTGCAATGAAAGTGTGTTTCCGCTGAGCGCTGGAATACCCATTCGATTATTACAAAGCTCATCAATCTTGTGGATTGGGGAGCCGACTTTGCCGGGAAGGTGAAGTTGGCAATCATCTAGTTTTCGGAACCAATCACCAAACGGAGTAAACATGCGATGTGCACGCTCAGCCCTCTTTCTACCTAGGTTTAGCTCTCCAAAAAGGAAGTAACAAGCGACACCTACAATTGGGATAATGTAGATAACCATCAACCACGCGAGAGAAACACTCACAGAGCGTCGTTTTAGTACGACACGGAAAGTCACACCGGCTACAAGTACCCAGTACAAAGCGACAGAAGCTAAAGTTAAAAAATGGTAGAGCTTTTCCACATTGAATACTCGAAAAAAGAGACACTTAGATAGTAATGCTATTTTACGGATATGGGAATTTAAGGAATCAACTATTTACAAATTAGAGCTAAAGCTGTAAACAGGTTATAGTTGTTAAGTTTTGGTTAACTTAAGACGAAAACGATTGTTTTGTATGAAAAGACGGCATTTAACCATAAAAATTTACATTGGTAACGAAATATGTACGGTTCGGGCTTCCAATTTTATTCTTAAAC is a genomic window containing:
- a CDS encoding cystathionine beta-lyase codes for the protein MSENKTTKLITAGRDKKWTNGVVNPPVQRASTVVFNSVEEKRKATINRANKTLFYGRRGTNTHFAFQDAMVEVEGGAGCALYPCGTAAISNAILSFVETGDHILMVDTCYEPTRDFCDTIMKKMGVETTYYEPTIGEGIQDLIKPNTKVLFTESPGSVTMEVQDIPTLARIAHEHDIIVMLDNTWAAGVNFSPFEFGVDISIQAATKYIVGHSDVMLGTAVANEKCWDQLREQSYLMGQCVSPDDVYLGLRGIRTLDVRLRQHAESSLKVAKWLETRPEVDHVRHPALESCPGHEFFKRDFTGGNGLFSFVLKNSNTKATTALLDGMTHFSMGYSWGGFESLILANEPSSFDSLRTVANPNFEGTLIRVHIGLEDVDDLIADLEAGLERYNALV
- the cls gene encoding cardiolipin synthase, whose product is MEKLYHFLTLASVALYWVLVAGVTFRVVLKRRSVSVSLAWLMVIYIIPIVGVACYFLFGELNLGRKRAERAHRMFTPFGDWFRKLDDCQLHLPGKVGSPIHKIDELCNNRMGIPALSGNTLSLQSSPNEILHAIIEDIENAQTSIKMVFYIWHPGGLTDSVASALIRAAKRGVDVKVLLDSAGSPRFFKSHWLSMMKDAGVHVVQALEVSPWRIFLRRLDLRQHRKIIVIDETIAYTGSMNMVDPAHFKQSSGVGQWIDVMVRVTGPTVNVLSAIHGWDWEVETGERILPDLPECPVEEVMTHHPVQVVPSGPGMPEYLILQVLTIAINQANHSVRITTPYFVPSADLLETLKMTAQRGVNVELVIPHNNDSLMVKWASRAFYTELLEAGVKIYEFYGGLLHTKSVVIDEEFCLIGTVNIDMRSLWLNFEVTLAVDDVHFTQQLSELQQSYIKSSHPVVLEQWEQRNLRNRFFERLFYLFNPLL